TATCATTGTGAGTTAGGGGTAAGTATATGCCACTTTATTTACAGGTTCCATATGAAGAAAGAGAACAGGCAAAAAAATTAGGGGCAGTATGGGATAATGGCAGGAAACAATGGTATGTCGCAAATAAAAATAATTATCAAAAATTTCTTAGATGGTATCCTTACCTTGGAAATGATGATATCATATGTGATTGGGTATATATAGTAAGAACAAAATATAAATGTCCCAAGTGTAATAAAAATACAAGTGTAATTGCTTTTGCTATTCAAAATCACTTTGAAGTAGAAGTGACAAAGAGTGGCAAAATCAAGAAGTGGGATTATCATGATGAATTTATTCGTCTTATACAAAGAGAAGATGAGGTTTTGTTTGGGTCAGATGAGGAGCAAAGAAACCATAACCGTTTTGAAAACTATCTAAAGAAACGATTTGGATATTATTATGAATCTTCTAGTTGTTACGCGAATCACTGCTGGGAATGTGGAGCAGTTTTGAAGTTTAGCTTGTTGCACGAAATTCCGGGAGGGCCGTTTTACTTAGACACTTTATATTGTAATGGTGTGCCACAACCAAAAGATTTTAAATTATTTAAAATATTTTTAAGTGAAGATGGTTTGTTCACACAGTATTATACAGGTGACGGGATTTATACCTATGATCAATTTATACTTGATGAGAACAAGAAAATAGAAATTCTGGATTTTAAAATAAGCATTATGGATTTATAGAAGGGGGATATAATTATGAGGAAAAGAATGAAGCAGATTGCAGCCATGGCAATTACAATGGCAACTTTAGCAGGAAATGCTTTTCCGGCATATGCAGCACAATTTGGTAGTCGTTTGGATGGTAATGGGATTTGGAGTAATACGAATAATTTGACATGGAGCTTTAATAATGGTGGCAGCGTAACTATTGGGAGAGGGCCAGTATTTAATAATGTACACCCGGAAATCACTGATACTGAATACTTTTTAAAAGAATCTATCCTCTACCCAGGAGAAACAATCGGAACAAAAAACAGTGCTGGAGGGTATAAAGCTGATTATTCAGAAGCATTACCTCTTTTACAGGAGTTTGTAAACAGCTTTGACTGGATTCATAGTGATGAACTGACCAGACTTCAAAGGGTATTCAAAAGAATTGCTAATGGCCAGAGTGGAAATATTGAGGGCAGTCCAGTTGCAAGTTCTTTTCCAGTATTGCAGTATGGAAAAGGAGTTTGCATGAACTTTGCATCAGATTTTCAGCGTCTTGCTTCATATGTGGGTTTAGAGTGTGTAACTTACAGTGCAGGACCGATGCATACGGCTTGTTTGGTAAAGATTAATGAACAATGGATCATAGTTGATCCGTATATGGTTTCACCTTTGTTTAATGGTAATTACACTATTCCAGTTGACTATAATACAGAATATAATCGGTATGCGAATGAAGTAAATAGCAGCCAGTGGTATCAAGATCAGATGCAGCAAGTGGAATGGCAGAGACAGGCCGAAGCGGGAGAAATAACCTGGGTTGAGTATTATCAAAGGATTTATTCGGGAATGAGTGAAACCGAAATTCAAGAAAAGTTCATGAGTTGGGACGGACATGTAGATGGACTCGGTAACTAATAACTGAATAGGTATACAGAAAAAGAGAAGTAATCATTTAGCAATTTGCTGACTGGTTACTTCTTTTTTGTTTTAGTTTTTTAAATCGTTCATGAGCGAGAGTGGAGCGTTTTAATTAAATAACTAAAAATAGGAGGGAATAATGAATAAGCGAATGAAGAAACGAAACAGATACATATCATGGTTGTTGTCTGTTGTGATAACGGCAATGGCTTTTATGCCTTATCTTCCGGTGCAAGCAGCTAAGCTGCATAATCCAGGAGATAGTCTGCCGGCTTTCGGAAATAATTGGCATTTCTATTGTATTGATGCTTATGGGGTCGCATCTAATGGTATCTTACAGGCTGGAGATATGTACACATACGTGTTACCATCTACCCGCTTGAATGATACAGAAAGAGCCTATTTATTTTGGGCAACATTATCAATGCTCGCAGGCTTTGGTAATCAGCAAAATATTAATACTATTATTGATAAAATTAATGCTGGAGCTGCTGGAGCTGGTTTAACACCAATTAATAAACTGGTGACTGAAACAGACTTAAAAACTATTATACATAAGGCTGAGACAAGAGCGAAATATCCCTGGCTTGTAGATGCAGTAAATAATGCTGAGGAATATATGAAGCTAGGTGGAATTATTAGTTCAGGAACTGAGACAAGTAATTCTGGAAAATCAATTCCATCAGTATTGCAAGGGCATACAGATTTATCGGCCGCTTTAAGTGTGGGGAATACATTTACTATTGAGTTTGATGTTGGTGGAGCTGATACAGATTTTATTCAAAAGGTTCCGTTAAAATTCTCGTCAGATGGCAGTATTGGTTCTTTTCTTCCTAAACCAATGGGAGGGTGGACATATCAAAAAACGGATACTAATATCATATTTTCCAATCCGAACCCGACCCCCCCTCAGCTGTATATTCAGTTTGATACTTATGGTACTGAATATCAAACTGCAGGTAGTTTTGCTTCTGTTGAGGATGCTTATGAAGATGGTTTGCAGTTATGGGTTTGTACACAATGTAGCGGAACACATGTAAGTCATTCAAAGACAGTTCCCTTAGAAGATCATCAGCGTCTGGTATTTTTAGAGTTAGAAACTTCTTCTAAACCGTATTATGCTGCAATTGGTACCGATCCGGTCCCTTCTCTTGTTGGTGGCAGCATTGATTTTAAGATCTATCGCCATAACGAGGAGATGAAATCTACATATAACTTGCAACTTAATAAATATGATGGTGAAACCGGAAAACCACTCTCAAACGCAATATTTAAGCTTTATGAGCGTTTTGATGATAAAGGCCGGGTAAATACGGAGCGTGACGGCGCAGTAGAACTGTATGAGGGTGGAGAGCCTTACAAGAGCTATTATTCAGATAATCCTGTCATATGGGATAACTTCCGCTTTGTTGGTTCTGTAACAACGGATGAATCTGGCTATGGTGAAAAAACTGTTAATCATACTTATAATTACGATAAAACATTTTGTGATGGGCATCCGGCTCCTGAATTTGTTTCCGTTCCGGAGGAGGAAACTGATGAGGAAACCGGAGAGGTAACCAATGAAGCAGAAATTGAAGCTGCTCAGGCTGAAAATCAACGCCTTGCAAATGCCTGGGTAAGCTGTGTGGCAGATTGTGAAGAACATGCTTCCGGGGAATTCGAGGGGGTACATTTTCACTGGATACAGTCAGGAGTCAATGTCTCAGAGATTGAAAGTGTTCTGTCTGATGGGGGAAGTGATACACCTGACGGTGGCGTAACGACATCAGCCAGTGAAGAGGAAGCATATCAGGAATCCGGATGCCAGGCAGATTGTCAGGCCACTTATGAAAAATTTATTTCCATGAAATATAGCTATACCTGGATAGAATCAACGGCGAAAGACGGATATACTCTGCATGATCTGCATCCAGATGATGTTCCGATCGAGGTTATAACAACGGATGCTTCTGAAAACGGAGACAATGCTTCTTTTTCAGGATTGTACAGCAAAGATATTGCGATCAATTCAGAAGTTACTGGAAGATCTGCTTACATAATTAAAGCACAAAGAGCGGCAATTGAAGCATTCCAGATGGAGGAGCCTGTAGAGGAAGATATTAAGCTTGAGCAGGAAAAGGAATCAACTATCATTCAAAAAATTATTAATTTCTTTTTACCTCCTGATCCAGAATCAGAGGATATAGAGGTTGAGGAAGAAATTGATAATGACGATTCGTTGTTTGATGACAGTGACAAGATAGCCACCAACTCAAATGCATATGATTCTTCACAATTTTTGAAGTTATCATCTTCCAATGTTTCTAATTCTATTCTGTATAACGAAAATGAAGAAGTGATGGAGGAACCCGAAACAAAAGCAGCTGAGGAACCCGAAACAGAAGCGGCTGACGAGCTTGAAACAGAAGTAGCTGAGGAATCAGAACCAGCAGCAACAAAAGAGAAAGAACCAGAGACAGTGGCGAAAACAAAAACGGAAATGAACCAGAGAATTTCAAAGGTAAATAAAGCCACAAATTCTAATGCACTGGTTCAATCAGAAATTGTTTTTACAACAATATCTAACGCAAGGTCAGGAATTAATTTGTTGGCTGAAGAAGGTGATGATGAAACTGGTAGTACCGGCGATCTGTTCGTACCAGCCTATAATACTGCTTTGACATCGGCCAGTGTAGGGGAAGATGTTGAAGCCGGACCATCTACTAATTACAGTCACTGTAATGATTCAGATGGAGAAGGTAACCGGTGGAGGATATATGATCACCGGACTGAAGGGGAAATTCATGCAAAAAAATATGATATAGAGCTTTTAAAAGGAGAATCTGGAGAGTATGATCCCAGCGGTGATGCTCAGGGGGATGGAACTGTTGAAGGAGGTGTGTATGGGCTGTTTGCTGCCAGTGCACTAACCCATCCGGATGGAAAAACCGGGACTGTCTATGAAGCGAATGATCTTGTTTCCATCGGAACCGCTGATAAAAATGGTGAGTTGTCTTTTATGGCATATACAGAGGCTCCTGGATTTACTTACAACTATGAAACCGGAACCGTGGTGGAAACAGCAAGCGGCTGGGCAAGAAAAGCTCCTTCCAACCTCTATGTGGCTGACAGTTCCTATGACGATTACTCAGCAGATGGCGAGTATACAAGAGCGTATTATGATAATAAATCCAATAATGGAAATGAATGGATTGGCCGGCCACTTTTAATGGGTGATTATTATGTGAAAGAATTAAGCCGTTCTGAGGGATTTGAACTTTCTGTAGGAAGCAAAGAAAACAGTCATACAAACAATGGCCAGGATGTAAATACAGGGGTACCTGGTAATTCAGGAAGCGGTTACGCTGCCATAACCAAAAATCTGTATCCAGAGGGACAAATTTCAGATAATCCAACTGGTGAATGGGGAAGCCCAGATTATAACGAATTGTTCTTTGCTGTGGAAAGCAAAGGGACTGGAATGGCTGGATTTGATATTCTACTTAATAACCTACCAGAGGGATCAAAAATATACCGCTTAGATAATGGAACGGAAAGCCGGGTAGTAGAAGTAGGAACGGGTGTTTATGATAAGGTAATGCTTGGTTATTATGTTACAGCAGAAAATGACTATCAGTATCCGAAATATAACCCGGACGGCAGCTTGATGACAACAGAAGTTTCAACGAATTATCAGGCCAACCAATTCCAGGTTGCACAGTGGCAGGATCTCGACACAACAGCGGTTCAAGCGGCCCTAGAGAGTGAAGAGCCGGCCATGACTGACGTGGAGGTCCTGGATAAGCTGGCCAGCGATTTTACTTCTGATGATTTTAACTTTCTGAAAGGGAAAACCGAAAAAGCACTCCGCAGTAGTGGAAAGAATACTCCTAAAATAAAAACCAACGGTAGTGGTTATTCCAGTATTTATGCAGGTGTTTTTGATGCCGGAGTGAGAGAGGGCGATATTGATGCATATGGTGTGTCTGGGGTAACTCCTGGAAGCCCTGCAATCCGCACGGTGTATGGTTCCCCAATTATAACACTGCAAATTAACAAGCTGGACAGTCAGGACAATCCAATTAAAGTCGGAGATGCAATTTTGTCTGTCCTGGATTTTTATAACACGAACAATTTTTACAACTATGGCGGTGTTCACAGCATAGAAGAGGATTCCAGTGCTTACTATATTACGGTTTATGCAAGCCAGTATGGGAATCCAAAGACCTTTTTTGCATCCGGCAGCGATCCGGAAACAGACAGTATTATTTATAATCGGGTAGAGTACCTTCCAGATGATACGAGTGAAAGTCCAAGATACATATATGCAACGTATTCTAATAATCCGGACAATGGAGCATTTG
This genomic stretch from Lacrimispora sphenoides harbors:
- a CDS encoding DUF5710 domain-containing protein; protein product: MPLYLQVPYEEREQAKKLGAVWDNGRKQWYVANKNNYQKFLRWYPYLGNDDIICDWVYIVRTKYKCPKCNKNTSVIAFAIQNHFEVEVTKSGKIKKWDYHDEFIRLIQREDEVLFGSDEEQRNHNRFENYLKKRFGYYYESSSCYANHCWECGAVLKFSLLHEIPGGPFYLDTLYCNGVPQPKDFKLFKIFLSEDGLFTQYYTGDGIYTYDQFILDENKKIEILDFKISIMDL
- a CDS encoding transglutaminase domain-containing protein, whose product is MRKRMKQIAAMAITMATLAGNAFPAYAAQFGSRLDGNGIWSNTNNLTWSFNNGGSVTIGRGPVFNNVHPEITDTEYFLKESILYPGETIGTKNSAGGYKADYSEALPLLQEFVNSFDWIHSDELTRLQRVFKRIANGQSGNIEGSPVASSFPVLQYGKGVCMNFASDFQRLASYVGLECVTYSAGPMHTACLVKINEQWIIVDPYMVSPLFNGNYTIPVDYNTEYNRYANEVNSSQWYQDQMQQVEWQRQAEAGEITWVEYYQRIYSGMSETEIQEKFMSWDGHVDGLGN